The Apteryx mantelli isolate bAptMan1 chromosome Z, bAptMan1.hap1, whole genome shotgun sequence genome has a segment encoding these proteins:
- the IDNK gene encoding probable gluconokinase translates to MAEGIPLNDEDRIPWLCALHDILRREESSRQDAVLACSALKKMYRCILVSGASALESNQPEKPGENTALKILFVHLDGSTDLIARRLEKRRGHFMPPELLKSQFDTLEPPGAPENFITVSVEKSLPEIVLEIEKAIFSE, encoded by the exons ATGGCAGAAGGAATACCACTAAATGATGAG gacAGGATTCCATGGCTTTGTGCACTGCATGATATATTAAGGAG AGAAGAATCATCAAGACAAGATGCAGTTCTGGCCTGTTCTGCACTGAAGAAAATGTATAGATGTATATTAGTTAGTGGTGCATCGGCACTTGAAAGCAACCAGCCAGAGAAACCAGGAGaaaacacagcactgaagatcctCTTTGTTCATTTGGATGGGTCTACAGACCTCATTGCTCGtcgcctggagaagaggagaggacaTTTTATGCCACCTGAATTACTTAAGTCTCAATTTGATACTCTGGAGCCTCCTGGAGCACCAGAAAACTTTATTACTGTCAGTGTAGAAAAATCTCTTCCCGAAATAGTGCTGGAAATTGAGAAAGCTATTTTTTCAGAGTGA